GTAAATATTCTGGATACTGGGGAGCTGGGACCATCAGTGGTCAAACCCAGCATCTTTGAAGTTCAGCTTGGAACTAGGGGGCTGCTGAATCAAAACTTCTTACATATCCCTTTCCTTTCAGCCTGGCCCAGAACACTCCTGGGCCATTCTCAGCACTTTTTGTAATTCCTTTGCCTGCTTTCCCTGCCCATCCCTTCTTCGTCCAGGCTGTAGTTCCAATCCTGTACCCTCACCTGAACTTCTACAGTCCCTAAGATAAGGCCCTATTTTGTGAAATAAAGGTTAGGGAAGGCCCTAGGGGAACAGCTTAAGAGCTTTTCACTTTATGGGAAGGGATCTGGGGTTAGATGGAACCAGACAGGGCTGGCTGGGCTGGAATCTTACCTTTGGGGAAGGGGTTAGAGGTCAGGCTGGACTGGGCTAAGAGTATAAAAGAGGTCCTGGAGATTGTGCTGGAACTCCTAAGAAAGGGGCTGGAGGTCAGGTTGGATTGAGTTAGAATAGGAAACATGGGGAAGAAGCTGGGCTCAGGCTGAGCTAGGGGGTCTCAGGGTTGAGGGCTTGTGTCTGCATTGGGGCTGGCTGGAGTACACAGTTGGGCTGAAACAAATTTTTCAGGATCATGCTGGGACCTGAGGCTGGGCCTTAAAGGGcctttcccttccccaacccTAGCAATTCCTCCAGACCAAGGTCTTCCCCAGAGGGGCTGCTGAGGCAAACAGGGAGGAGCCAGATCCGGGGCTCCAGAGGAAGTCGCTGGCCACTATGCTTCCTGAGTTTAAAAAGTgggttcccctgtctctctgactcACTCCCTTCCCCCAAGCAGGGCAGAGTCCAGGCCTGACAATCTACCTTTTCGCTAGAACACTGCCTCTTCCAAAACAcaaacacccacacacccacacaccccacacatacAGGATATGAACCTTGTCACACAATTCCTGGCCCAGCAACCCCATAACCCAACACAATACCGCCAAGCCACACGTTCAACAACATATTCTTATTTATGTACTTGTAGCCTCTCATTCACACCCAGTAGTCACGCCTTTCTGCTTTGTTCAGCACCATCTCTCTAGTACCTAAAGTTTGGCCTTGCACCTAAAGAGGGCTCAATGAATATTAGCTGAATTAATGAATCCACCAAGACACATCCCACAAACAAATGCATAGACAAGCCGACATACATATTCACACATGCAATGCTTCCTTACACACCCATATCCAAGCCCTCTCCCAGCCCAGTCACATACATACCCTGGCACACACTCAGGCAAGAAAGCCAGATGTACACCTAGTTACAAAAGCAGACACACCACAGGTAGGTGTTACCTAGCACTCCCAGGGTAAGTTGCTGGTAGCAGCTGGCTGGTGAATGTCCTTCCATCACGTCAGGCCTGCAGAGGAGTGAAGTGGGCATGTGCACAAATGCAAGCCTTTGGGATCCTGAGGCAATGGGCAATGAGGAGGTGGGCTGGCAGCAGGGCAGGGCCAAGGTAACCATGTGGACTGGAGAGGGGTGGAATGGGCCATATAGTCCTTTCCTCTGGTTTCTTCCTGCCAGCTGGGGAGGTGAGGGTAGAGGTACACATCTATGAGGACTTGCTTCAAATCCAGGGAATTTGGTGGGGGAATAGTCTGAAAGGCCCGATTCCCCTCCCTGGGATGAAAATGGGAGTCTGGATAGGGGGATTTGGTAGGTGCTAAGATCCCGTCCCCAATCCACAGCAGGGTTTCCCTATCTTGCCAATCTTCTTTaatggtgggagaggaggggacttggggcggggggagtaAACACCTGGAAAGGAATCTGGAAAGCACCCTATTCTTCCTTCCACCTAAGGAACTTCAGGCTGCCTCCTAGCAACCGTTTTCAGGCATCCTCCTGTGTCCCCACCCAAAGTCAGCAAGGGTACAATCAATCAAGCTACTCTTACTTCCCCACCCAAGACCTAACACCAGGGAATCCTAGTTCAGACAGCTCAGCTGGGCTAGGCCCAATAGGAgcaggaggctggaggctggataGGGGCAGGAATCTATCAAAAATAGGACCAAGTCTCCCAGTCATTGTAACCACCCAAAACTCCTCAAACCCAAGCGCCCTCCTCCGCAAGGATCCCTCCCCCTCCAAAAGCCTGATCCAAGGCCTTCTATCCCAGGAACCCTGCCTCAGGGCCACCTGTCTGGCAGCCAGGACAGTTAGGGGCAAGGAACAACAGCCCCAGAGGGTGGAAAAGTCAACTTTTGAGGGAGACAGGGCCAGCCTGGGACAGGAGGAGCAACGGTGGAAGAGTGAGGGGCATTGTGAGATGAGACTGAAGGGGGATCCACAAGCTTAATTCCTACCTCCTTTCCAATGACTGGTCTTAGGGACCAGTCATGGTCCCTAAGGGACTGcatgaaggagggagaaaagactGCCTGGAACTTAGCGGTTATTAGGCAGCAATGACCAACCAAGACACTCTCAAACCAAAAAGTCTCTTTATTGATCGGTACCATACATGACTCAAAtggcccaaaaaaaaaaaaaaaaaaaaaaaaaaaaaaaaaaaaaggcattacatTTGGGGTGGGACATccatcttccccaccccacccctcagctCCTGACACAATACCCTTCCAACAGTGGCAGCTGGAGTTAAGGAAACTGGGTGTGGGGGACCCGAGAATCCAGAAggaagagtggggagagaggtggtGCTAACACTTCTGGAACTGGCCACAGGAAAAGGCAGCGAAGCCACAGAGCTGGCCCCAGACCCACGGGACCCTGCTCCTGGCCTCACCCTGGGCCCAGAGCATCCGTGTGTCCAACTGTGAAATAGAGCTGAGGATCCTGGCTGCTTCCCCACTCCCTTCTATGAGGAAAGGGATGGAAGGGATATTGGAGATGAAGACCTTTACTTCAGCTGGGGGACACAGGTCTATTGCTCCCAGGTGGGCTTAGAGCTGGGCCATCCTCAGTGGCTCCTTCCCCTCTGTGGAGGACAGGGGAGGACCAGATACACAGTTTGAGGAGTTGGGGAAAGAGAGTGCTGGAGAGAGTGGacgagcccctccccctccatcccaTGCCTGCCCAactgagacaaaacaaaaaacagcaacaaacaagGTTGCTCCCTTCCCTCCACACTTCCTAAGGGAGGgagcctcccttccccccatccaAGACAGCTGCTCTAGTGGAGGACTTGTAAAGAATATAcacaccatgggggagggggttggggctGGGAGGGAGTCACAAGCACTAGGAGGGCAGGCCAGAGTCCTGGAGGATGGGAAGACAGAGACAACAGCAGGGGGTTGTCACAAAGGTGAGGCCATCAACGGCCCCCTACCCCAAGGCATGCCTTCCCCAACTCCAGTCAcccagaggaaaagggaagagagatggCAAAGTATCTCCTTGGTCTGAAGCTCTCAAACTGTATAAAATGTTAATGCatacccccccacaccccacactcACCTCCACGTGGGCCCTAAGCCCCGGATTTGCCTGGAGTAGGGAGGTAGCTGGACTTTTAATAAGGGGAAGAGGGGGTACaatgtgtgacttttttttttaaacttacatttttaataatattattttttaaaaaacttgggaGCTGGGATAGGTGGCTGCAGGGAGGAGCCAGAGGTTTACCCCTCTACTACCAGCCACCTAGGGAAAGGTTTAGGAAAGGGGCACTCAACCAAGCCCCATAATTTTAAGTCCCTAAGGGCTGTGGAATAGACAACCCCAGGCTTGAAGGGGGTGAAGTCAGGAGGATTGGGAACCCAGAACCTGGGGTGAGGATGGATGCAAATGCCCTGGGGGGTGATCAGGACATTTCTCAGAGGCCCAGGGTCCATGTAGGCATCCACATGAGTACCCCCTTCCCCCAAAAAGGCTCTGCAGaggccaggcccagcccagggccacTGGGGGGCAAATCTTGGCACCTGCCCCCCAGGCGAGTCCAGTTCCTCCCTGAAGTGGGTGGATGGAGGCTGCCCATTTTAGATGCTCAGTCTCTTCATTCTGTCTTCTGCTCCCTGGGGCTGcgaggggtggggcaggcaggcagagcaCTGGGTGGCCATGGAAAGGCCTTTACTGGGAGGCCTGTGACGTGGGGTTCTCCGATTTGCTTTCTTGGCTGGATGGAGGCTTGCTGTTCCAGGGGCTGTTGGCGCCCAGGGCGGGGGAGTTGTTAAAGCTGTCCTCGTCGTCAATGCCGTTGGCCGCGTCAAACTGGGTGTTCTCCAGCCGGGTGATGAGCCTCTCGTCCTCGTCCCCGAACTCCCCGCCCATCAGGGTGGGCTCCCCCACCACCATCACATCCTGAGAGTGGCGGAGGTCCCCAAACATAATCGGGGCAGGGGCTCGCCCGGCCCAGGGCAGCAGATACCCCCAGAGCCCCAATACCCACCCAggaaactcaacacccccaaccCCTTCTCATACCCAAGTTTAAAACCCCAAATCCTCGGACACCCTCGGCCCCTGGAATCCTTCCCACTGAAGGACTGCAGAGCATCACAGGCTTTGACCCACATGTACTAGATTCTAGAAGTCAATCTACTCCCCTAGCTCCCTAGTTCATCTCCCCCAAACTTCAGGGGGCTCCTAAACTTCTGTCCACATATAATAGGGAGGGagcagattaaaagaaaaaaaaagaaaaacaccaatgGGGAAAGCGTgtgcatgtacatatgtgtattcTAGATTCGCACACGTTCAAATTTATGTGTCCCTCTGTCAGTGTGAGTGTGTGGGTCTCTGATGGTATGTGTGCCCCTAAGCTGTCTATCCTGAACACCCAAATGTTCTCAtggctgtctctgtccctttatGTCCTATGTTCTGTCTGAGTCTGTGATCACAACCATGGCATTTGACTGACAAGGACTCTCATCAGTGACAGGAGCCAGCTCATGCTGGCACATTACACCAGGAAAAACTGTTTTTGCTTCTATGCCTGCTAGTGAGCTCAGGCTGGGACAGGGTCAAGGGTCAGGGGTCAGCAGTAGGGCAgcccagaagagagaagaaagccgAGATGCTTACAGGTACCTGGCTGGAGAGGGCGAAGGTGCTGGCTGGGCTTTTCTtcttgctgttgctgttgttggtgTTGCCACCCCCCGAGCTCATGGTGCTGCCCCCTGACATCTTTCGTTTCCGCCGTTTGCTGGGCTGCTGCCGCGCAGGCTCCGCTGTGCCAAGGCAAAGGAGACTCAGGAAGGGCAAGGCCCTGGGTCCCTTGTTCCCCATTCTGGCTCCTAAGGAGCCTGAGCCTACCCTGATCCCAATCTTGCAGACCCAGGAGTGAGAAAGGGGCTTCatgaggagacagagatagagcgttGGGGAGCTTCATCAGATCCTGGTTAGAGCAGGTGCAGGTGCAAGGCACTCACCGGGGGGTGCTACCATGCGCTGCCacttctggaaaaggcaggtCTTGAGGCAGTCACGGGGGCTGAGGCTGTAGGTCTTGTGGCGGGACATGAGCTCCTGCATGGGCTCGAGTATCACACAGAGCTGGGGGGAGACGAGGAGGTGGCTTGTCAGGAGAGAGACATGGAGCTGACTCCAAATGGGATGGGGCAGAAACTGGGTGATCAAGGACTCACTCGGAGGTAGTTGAGAGTGGAATTGGACAACCCACACCGGGTGATATTTTTGGAGAGCTGATCCAACATCTGGGGGTCCTGGGCCTAGATGGGGAGAAAAAGACTAGAACCTGGGTTGCATCTGCTCACCTGCCCTATCACTGAGCCTCATGACActccagagagagaagaggggctgtTATGaaacccatttttcagatggagaTACTCTAACCCTCTGTCTGAGGTCACTGTCAGGAAATGGCAGACCTTATTCCATCCACTCTTCCCACTGCCTGCCCTCACCCTTGCATTTTGGGTCCTGCCCACAACTCACATGCATGGCAAGGATGCTGCGGGGGATGAGCTCTCGGTGCTGCCGGATGCTGAAGTGCCACGTCTTTATCCGCATCATGTCGTCAAACATGAACTCTAGGTACAACCGGCCCTCCACACACACCTGGAGACAAGCTTGTCAcatctctgccctctccccacgtGCCTGAAAATATACCTGCTCTCCCGTTTGCTCACAACTCTCCCACTGAACACACTTCTGCCACTTGCACATAAATCTGGGTGCATAACTGACAAAGGCCATTCCCTCATCTACCTGTCACACCCCTGAcccttacacacatacacacacaaagtggAAATGCTTAACAGACCCTTGTCCTCTTCCCAAGTAGCTAGTGATACACTCATCTGCTATAAACTCTATGAGGGCAGGCTCTCATTCACTGGTGTGCCCCTGCAGCCCAGAAAACTGTCATGTACAAACTTAATAAGCATCTGATGGATGTTGCACCatgcctgcccctcccttctggtcTTGCCACTTCCCCTTTTGCCTCCCTGGGGAACAGCTGAGTACATtttgggagaaaggaggggaatCAAACCCAGGCGCTTCAGTATTCCACATCCAGCTGGGTTGCTGACCTGGGTGAACATGGGTTTGCCATGCTGCGTCACCATGCTGCCTTGGTCACAGTCAAGGGACACAAAGTTGCTGTGGAATGCCTCCTTGGGGTGCTTAAGCACATAGTACAGTTCTGTAGCACCCCCTTCAAAGATGCTGCGGAAATAGCGTGGGATCAAGGTCCGGCCAATGGCTGTAGAGATGGGACAAACTCATTAGAACAGAAGGACTTGTAAGAGGGTCAGGCAGATGCCATAACTGCCAAGACAGATCCCCGGAGACAAATACCTACTCCCAGTCCTTAGAAGGACATAGGAAGTATATGCTCTCACAGCAGAACCAGCAGGACCCCCAAAGGCCACTCACTATATCTCTTTGGTCCATCCTCCAGGCAGAAAGTGATGGTTAACATGGCATCATCCTCAAAGAACTCAGTTGTGAAAGCATCCCACCAGAGATTGTCACACTCCTAAGGAGCACAGGGagaggtgtttgtgtgtgtatgtcagaAGACATCCCAGGGGTTCCAGAtggccctcccccttcccagccgCTTTCCCCTAGCCATACCTCTGTCCAGTTTTGAAGCCGTTTGTTAAGCTCGAATATTCTGTAGTCAGTTTGGTTGCCATATGGTGTGTGCCTCCTGGGAAAAGTGAAGAAGGGAGGTCAGTAGAAAGAGGgtctccccactccaccccacccccacttctgccTTCCCCCATGTAATGGAAagcacctccctccccactggACTCCACTTACCCAATCCCGGGCTCCAGATATGTAGGCGGGTACATGGGAGTTGGGCTGTGTAAGGGAAGAGGCTATGAGAATGGGAGTGGAAGACAGGAATTATTGGGGGTGTCACTCCCTCCCCCTTTCAGGCAGGATCCCATCTGGAGAAGGGATGGGAAGTAGATAAGACTCACCCCACATCCCGATCTAGCATGGTGCCGggatggaaaggagggaaggcgTTGCCGTTCGGGGGCTCCTTCGGCGAGTACAGCTTGAATGACTTTGAGGAACAAcctagaagggaaaaagagaagtggTGCCCTGAGTCCCAGGGAGCTTTCCTGGAAGTCTACTAGATTGTGTGGAAAGGGACTGGTCTTCCAGAGCACCCAGAGTGGGTGGACTAGGGGAGGGGGACTACCCTATGGAACACCTACCTCTGCTTCTAAATCTgcctccaattttattttattatgaaactaGAAGTACTCAGCCCTAATACCCAAGACCCCATTTCTTCACGTGCTGAACCCTGGATGATAGAATTGAAGCAGCAAAGAAATGTCAACACCATAGAATAAATGAATATCCAAACATTacaatttaattttgataaattccCTTTACATCCACCTAGTATTGTTCACTCATCACAACAACGTTGTGAGGTAGCAGGGTCAACTAtaaaatccccattttacagatgaggcaacggAAAGCTCGAGGGGACTTGCCAAGATCACAGAGGTAGCAATTGGCAGAGCTAGGACTTGAGCCCAGATCTGATTCCCATATCCTATAGTATTTCCACCCCTCTATTGCCCTCTGGAGACCAAGCTTGGGGAAAGGAACCGGAACCGGGATTTTGCcaactccctgcccctcctccacccccagggTCTCAGGAGGGCAGGGGATAGAAAGATAAAGGGGAGTGGGTGCCTGCTGGGTGCCTCCCACCAGATAACCAGTTGGGccttctgcctcccccaccaACGGCCACTCCCTTAtcagcccagccccctcccccacagctaCCATGGGTCTAGTATTGTCTCCAAACCAGAAACCCAAAGCCTCAACCTCCTCTCACTTCTGAGActtgcagtgggggagggagatagACAGGCCTCCAATGGATTCCACTCTACTTACAAACCTAGGTCTCGGAAGGAGGAAATCTAGGCTCCAGGGGGCTTAGTCTAGGAGGCAAGTGGTAACTAGACAGGGGTCTCTGCTCACGTGTCTCTGCGTATGTGCACATGTGTCACCTCT
The sequence above is drawn from the Panthera tigris isolate Pti1 chromosome D2, P.tigris_Pti1_mat1.1, whole genome shotgun sequence genome and encodes:
- the LDB1 gene encoding LIM domain-binding protein 1 isoform X3, coding for MYPPTYLEPGIGRHTPYGNQTDYRIFELNKRLQNWTEECDNLWWDAFTTEFFEDDAMLTITFCLEDGPKRYTIGRTLIPRYFRSIFEGGATELYYVLKHPKEAFHSNFVSLDCDQGSMVTQHGKPMFTQVCVEGRLYLEFMFDDMMRIKTWHFSIRQHRELIPRSILAMHAQDPQMLDQLSKNITRCGLSNSTLNYLRLCVILEPMQELMSRHKTYSLSPRDCLKTCLFQKWQRMVAPPAEPARQQPSKRRKRKMSGGSTMSSGGGNTNNSNSKKKSPASTFALSSQVPDVMVVGEPTLMGGEFGDEDERLITRLENTQFDAANGIDDEDSFNNSPALGANSPWNSKPPSSQESKSENPTSQASQ
- the LDB1 gene encoding LIM domain-binding protein 1 isoform X1 yields the protein MSVGCACPGCSSKSFKLYSPKEPPNGNAFPPFHPGTMLDRDVGPTPMYPPTYLEPGIGRHTPYGNQTDYRIFELNKRLQNWTEECDNLWWDAFTTEFFEDDAMLTITFCLEDGPKRYTIGRTLIPRYFRSIFEGGATELYYVLKHPKEAFHSNFVSLDCDQGSMVTQHGKPMFTQVCVEGRLYLEFMFDDMMRIKTWHFSIRQHRELIPRSILAMHAQDPQMLDQLSKNITRCGLSNSTLNYLRLCVILEPMQELMSRHKTYSLSPRDCLKTCLFQKWQRMVAPPAEPARQQPSKRRKRKMSGGSTMSSGGGNTNNSNSKKKSPASTFALSSQVPDVMVVGEPTLMGGEFGDEDERLITRLENTQFDAANGIDDEDSFNNSPALGANSPWNSKPPSSQESKSENPTSQASQ
- the LDB1 gene encoding LIM domain-binding protein 1 isoform X4, whose translation is MLDRDVGPTPMYPPTYLEPGIGRHTPYGNQTDYRIFELNKRLQNWTEECDNLWWDAFTTEFFEDDAMLTITFCLEDGPKRYTIGRTLIPRYFRSIFEGGATELYYVLKHPKEAFHSNFVSLDCDQGSMVTQHGKPMFTQVCVEGRLYLEFMFDDMMRIKTWHFSIRQHRELIPRSILAMHAQDPQMLDQLSKNITRCGLSNSTLNYLRLCVILEPMQELMSRHKTYSLSPRDCLKTCLFQKWQRMVAPPAEPARQQPSKRRKRKMSGGSTMSSGGGNTNNSNSKKKSPASTFALSSQVPDVMVVGEPTLMGGEFGDEDERLITRLENTQFDAANGIDDEDSFNNSPALGANSPWNSKPPSSQESKSENPTSQASQ
- the LDB1 gene encoding LIM domain-binding protein 1 isoform X2 translates to MSVGCACPGCSSKSFKLYSPKEPPNGNAFPPFHPGTMLDRDVGPTPMYPPTYLEPGIGRHTPYGNQTDYRIFELNKRLQNWTEECDNLWWDAFTTEFFEDDAMLTITFCLEDGPKRYTIGRTLIPRYFRSIFEGGATELYYVLKHPKEAFHSNFVSLDCDQGSMVTQHGKPMFTQVCVEGRLYLEFMFDDMMRIKTWHFSIRQHRELIPRSILAMHAQDPQMLDQLSKNITRCGLSNSTLNYLRLCVILEPMQELMSRHKTYSLSPRDCLKTCLFQKWQRMVAPPAEPARQQPSKRRKRKMSGGSTMSSGGGNTNNSNSKKKSPASTFALSSQDVMVVGEPTLMGGEFGDEDERLITRLENTQFDAANGIDDEDSFNNSPALGANSPWNSKPPSSQESKSENPTSQASQ